One window of Terriglobales bacterium genomic DNA carries:
- a CDS encoding glycosyltransferase family 2 protein has protein sequence MNPVAHNTLAETMECAEPPVPQEIEVSVVIPCLNEERTIADCVDQALAALRDNEISGEVVVADNGSEDGSVEIALDHGARVVHARVKGYGGALRKGIEEARGAFIILGDADGSHDFSEIPRFVAKWRAGYEFVVGNRFQGEIKDGAMSWHHRALGTPVLSSLMNLFFRTGVGDINCGMRGMTREISRRLDFRTTGMEFAAESLIKATKAGARLTEVPITMWPDRRNRAPHLRSFRDGWRHLRFMLLSAPNWMFVLPGTLLLLVGISLVLWLMPGPRFAGKIGLDVHTLALGMMLALVGMHVISIGLFVKVFSYTERLTRNQRCLERWLRTVKLEHGLLLGAALAALGFVGDAVVFWKWASAGFGHLEPVRTVFFCSVSFFLGIEVIFSSVFLSMLGISRATYIGD, from the coding sequence GTGAATCCCGTAGCCCACAACACGCTGGCGGAGACAATGGAATGCGCGGAGCCGCCTGTTCCCCAGGAGATCGAAGTCTCCGTCGTGATTCCATGCCTCAACGAAGAGCGCACCATTGCAGATTGTGTTGACCAGGCCCTCGCCGCTTTGCGGGACAACGAGATCAGTGGTGAAGTCGTGGTCGCCGACAATGGATCGGAAGACGGATCTGTCGAGATCGCGCTCGATCACGGCGCCCGTGTCGTACACGCAAGAGTCAAGGGCTATGGGGGCGCGCTAAGAAAAGGAATCGAAGAAGCGCGTGGAGCGTTCATCATTCTGGGCGACGCCGATGGCAGCCACGATTTCTCCGAAATTCCTCGCTTTGTGGCGAAGTGGCGGGCAGGCTACGAGTTTGTTGTCGGCAACCGGTTTCAGGGCGAGATCAAGGACGGCGCGATGTCCTGGCATCACCGCGCGCTGGGAACCCCAGTCCTCTCCTCGTTGATGAATCTCTTTTTCCGCACCGGGGTAGGCGATATCAACTGTGGTATGCGCGGCATGACCAGGGAAATCTCGCGCCGGCTTGATTTCCGCACCACCGGTATGGAATTTGCCGCCGAATCGCTGATTAAGGCGACCAAAGCTGGAGCGCGGCTCACAGAAGTTCCAATCACGATGTGGCCCGACCGCCGCAACCGGGCTCCTCATCTGCGCTCTTTCCGGGACGGTTGGCGGCACCTCCGGTTCATGCTGCTTTCGGCGCCGAATTGGATGTTCGTGCTACCGGGAACCCTGCTCCTGCTCGTCGGGATCAGTCTCGTTTTATGGTTGATGCCTGGTCCGCGCTTTGCCGGCAAGATTGGTCTTGACGTGCACACCTTGGCGCTCGGCATGATGCTGGCCTTGGTTGGCATGCATGTCATTTCGATCGGTCTATTCGTTAAGGTGTTTTCGTACACGGAAAGGTTGACCCGCAACCAGCGTTGTCTGGAACGTTGGCTACGAACCGTCAAACTGGAGCACGGCTTGCTTTTGGGGGCCGCACTGGCTGCGCTCGGCTTTGTCGGTGATGCGGTTGTGTTCTGGAAATGGGCATCTGCGGGCTTCGGTCATCTAGAGCCGGTGAGAACAGTATTTTTCTGCTCCGTGTCTTTCTTCCTTGGCATCGAAGTCATCTTCTCTTCCGTGTTCCTCAGCATGCTGGGGATCAGCCGGGCGACCTACATCGGCGACTAG